Proteins from a genomic interval of Nematostella vectensis chromosome 12, jaNemVect1.1, whole genome shotgun sequence:
- the LOC5520193 gene encoding 60S ribosomal protein L38 — translation MRCSFLFSSPSLRLEKVWCFLQDLKTYTMPKQIHEIKDFLITARRKDAKSVKIKKTKESVKFKVRCSRYLYTLVIQDKEKADKLKQSLPPGLAVKELK, via the exons ATGCGTTGTAGCTTTCTCTTTTCGTCGCCATCTTTGAGACTTGAGAAG GTTTGGTGCTTTCTTCAGGATCTCAAGACATACACAATG CCGAAACAGATCCATGAGATCAAGGATTTCCTTATCACAGCAAGGAGAAAAGATGCCAAAT CTGTCAAGATCAAGAAAACCAAGGAGAGTGTAAAGTTCAAGGTGCGATGCAGTCGTTACCTCTACACGCTCGTCATCCAAGACAAAGAGAAGGCCGACAAGCTGAAGCAATCTCTGCCTCCAG GTCTTGCTGTGAAGGAACTCAAATGA
- the LOC5520276 gene encoding mediator of RNA polymerase II transcription subunit 11 isoform X2, translating to MQSAGETIAELSNENPSEDMVNMKATEFVKSLEGVEKGLTEQINYLTQVATGQPHEGSTYGVDKDFELATSRTAIVKEQLQEVQKILKNPTVAKT from the exons ATGCAAAGTGCTGGTGAGACCATAGCTGAGCTATCGAATGAGAACCCGTCTGAGGACATGGTTAACATGAAGGCAACAGAGTTTGTCAAATCCCTTGAG GGGGTAGAGAAAGGTCTTACTGAACAGATAAACTACTTGACACAAGTTGCTACAGGGCAACCCCACGAGGGCTCAACTTATGGGGTGGATAAG GACTTTGAACTGGCAACCAGTCGGACTGCTATCGTTAAAGAACAGCTTCAAGAAGTACAGAAGATACTCAAGAACCCTACTGTTGCAAAGACATAG